The following are from one region of the Pseudomonas putida genome:
- the pnuC gene encoding nicotinamide riboside transporter PnuC — protein sequence MSGLELIAAVLGVTAVWLTVKQNAWCWPIGLVMVLIYGWLFYEVKLYSGMLLQLAYAILQVYGWWQWKRPGHAADARLVSRLQRPALFTGLAVGVLLSAALGAAMATWTDAALPWLDATLTGFSLVAQLWMAQKRLQCWPLWVVVDIVYVGQYLHQQLYFTAGFFAVLTLIAVRGWLEWRRDPALVQP from the coding sequence ATGTCCGGCCTTGAACTCATCGCCGCCGTCCTCGGCGTCACCGCTGTCTGGCTAACGGTCAAGCAGAATGCCTGGTGCTGGCCGATCGGCCTGGTCATGGTGCTGATCTATGGCTGGCTGTTCTACGAGGTGAAGCTGTACTCGGGCATGCTGCTGCAACTGGCCTACGCCATCCTGCAGGTTTATGGCTGGTGGCAATGGAAGCGCCCAGGCCACGCTGCGGACGCCCGCCTGGTCTCACGCCTGCAGCGCCCGGCATTGTTCACCGGCCTGGCCGTCGGGGTGCTGCTGAGCGCCGCCCTGGGCGCGGCCATGGCCACCTGGACCGATGCCGCCCTGCCTTGGCTGGACGCCACCCTGACCGGCTTCAGCCTGGTGGCACAACTGTGGATGGCGCAGAAGCGCCTGCAGTGCTGGCCACTGTGGGTGGTAGTGGATATCGTCTACGTGGGCCAGTACCTGCACCAGCAGCTGTACTTCACCGCAGGCTTCTTCGCCGTACTCACCCTGATTGCCGTGCGCGGCTGGCTGGAATGGCGCCGGGACCCGGCGTTGGTGCAACCATGA
- a CDS encoding AAA family ATPase: protein MSAAQAMKVLVLCGPESSGKSWLSGVIQAHFGGVVVAEYVRHFIDQEGRDTCYADIPTIARGQLAWEDHAREQAPPLLILDTHLLSNMLWSRALFDDCPAWLEQALLARHYHLHLLLSPQGVEWVADGQRSQPELRDRQRFFDDSLHWLQRHDQAYKIIEGNWPQRQLLALQTVAKLIGSDAPSCPTEC, encoded by the coding sequence ATGAGCGCGGCACAGGCCATGAAAGTACTGGTACTGTGCGGCCCGGAGTCCAGCGGCAAGAGCTGGCTCAGCGGTGTGATCCAGGCGCATTTCGGCGGCGTGGTAGTAGCCGAATACGTGCGCCACTTCATCGACCAGGAAGGCCGCGACACCTGCTATGCCGATATCCCCACCATCGCCCGCGGCCAGCTGGCCTGGGAAGACCATGCCCGCGAGCAGGCACCGCCGCTGCTGATTCTCGACACCCACCTGCTCAGCAACATGCTCTGGAGCCGCGCCCTGTTCGACGACTGCCCGGCCTGGCTGGAACAGGCGCTGTTGGCGCGGCATTATCACCTGCACCTTCTGCTGAGCCCACAAGGCGTGGAGTGGGTTGCCGATGGCCAGCGCAGCCAGCCCGAACTGCGCGACCGCCAGCGCTTTTTCGACGACAGCCTGCACTGGCTGCAACGGCATGACCAAGCGTACAAAATAATTGAGGGCAATTGGCCACAACGCCAGTTGCTGGCACTGCAAACAGTGGCTAAGCTCATTGGTAGCGATGCGCCATCCTGCCCCACCGAGTGTTAA
- a CDS encoding heme utilization protein, with amino-acid sequence MKPSMAIKPLVFAIAAVMAVAVQADQNDRRGGHHNGHHNNGHHTPPPTRIPVYATANAMDSQRSTGNTITNQGTINEAEMSSSATGASGNVGVNVAAGNGNQQDNAAAIANASSESSLDNSFVFGTAEATADVRQFSNNNRVDNWSTQNSAVMTGSADGAEGNVGINIAGGDLNQQKNTMAIANTGAPLGNATATASADQNGPGLTVNNGADRTYRVDTLTITTTKSGSSSREGTFNSTDDRSSSSSFSVAGSQSASSSGSSGWNSSGSSSMNASGSHSSTASGSNSWNASGSMAGSASSSSSASLSASLAAAADATRTMTTDDGRRERTRTDSFDASLNASLNVDVDHSRESSYDKSFEKAFDSSYDKARQSSYEKSRDSSYEKAHESSYANASESAFEKSGEKSSQSSNDVSKSYSESSAYDLSNTVSFQVLTPTGWANPVTNTATLSGSVNGGSGNLGVNVAAGVGNQQSNSLAISNTSF; translated from the coding sequence ATGAAACCCTCGATGGCAATCAAGCCTCTGGTTTTCGCAATTGCTGCGGTCATGGCTGTTGCTGTACAAGCTGATCAGAACGACCGGCGTGGCGGGCACCACAATGGTCACCACAATAACGGGCATCACACCCCTCCTCCCACCCGGATCCCTGTGTATGCCACAGCCAACGCCATGGACAGCCAACGCAGCACGGGCAATACCATCACCAACCAAGGCACCATCAACGAAGCCGAAATGAGCAGCTCGGCCACGGGTGCAAGCGGCAACGTGGGTGTCAACGTGGCAGCCGGTAACGGCAACCAGCAGGACAATGCTGCGGCCATTGCCAATGCATCGTCCGAGTCCAGCCTGGACAACAGCTTCGTGTTCGGCACCGCCGAAGCCACCGCTGACGTTCGCCAGTTCAGCAACAACAACCGTGTCGACAACTGGTCCACCCAGAACTCGGCAGTCATGACTGGCTCGGCCGATGGTGCGGAGGGTAACGTCGGCATCAACATCGCTGGCGGCGACCTGAACCAGCAGAAGAACACCATGGCCATCGCCAACACCGGTGCCCCGCTGGGCAATGCCACTGCCACCGCCTCTGCCGACCAGAACGGCCCAGGCCTGACGGTGAACAACGGCGCCGACCGCACCTACCGGGTGGACACGCTGACCATCACCACCACCAAGAGCGGTTCCAGCTCGCGTGAGGGCACGTTCAATTCGACCGACGACCGCAGTTCGTCCTCGAGCTTCAGCGTGGCCGGCTCGCAAAGTGCCAGTTCCAGTGGCTCCAGTGGCTGGAACTCCAGCGGTTCGAGTAGCATGAACGCCAGCGGTTCGCACAGTTCCACTGCCAGCGGCTCCAACAGCTGGAATGCCAGTGGTTCGATGGCCGGTAGCGCCAGTTCGTCCAGCAGTGCCAGCCTGAGTGCCTCCTTGGCCGCTGCTGCAGATGCGACCCGTACCATGACCACCGATGACGGCCGTCGCGAGCGTACTCGCACCGACAGCTTCGATGCCTCGCTCAATGCCTCGCTCAATGTAGATGTCGACCACTCGCGGGAAAGCTCTTACGACAAGTCGTTCGAGAAGGCATTCGACTCGTCGTACGACAAGGCTCGCCAATCGAGCTACGAGAAGTCTCGCGACTCCTCGTATGAGAAGGCTCACGAGTCGTCCTATGCCAATGCATCGGAATCGGCGTTTGAAAAGTCTGGCGAGAAATCGTCTCAATCGTCGAACGACGTGTCGAAGAGCTACAGCGAAAGCAGTGCCTACGACTTGAGCAATACCGTGTCCTTCCAAGTGCTGACCCCGACCGGCTGGGCCAACCCCGTGACCAACACTGCAACCCTTAGCGGCTCGGTGAACGGTGGCAGCGGCAACCTGGGCGTGAACGTGGCAGCCGGTGTGGGCAACCAGCAGAGCAACTCGCTGGCCATCTCCAACACCTCGTTCTGA
- the mcpP gene encoding methyl-accepting chemotaxis protein McpP yields MKTLRSMSISRRLWLILLVAVAMLVVLGLLMLRQIHGDLYQAKAEKTRHVVQTAAGVLAYYQGLEAAGTLSREAAQQQALQVVRTLRYDHDDYFWINDLGPKMIMHPANPKLDGQDLSAIRDPDGFAVFNEMVALARQQDAGAVNYRWPKPGASEPVAKTSYIQLFKPWGWIIGSGVYVDDVQAEFARQLRDASLVGVAIALLMALVVMLIARSIARPLQEAVQAMGNIASGESDLTRRLDTHGRDEITHLGEHFNRFNGKLQGVIGQLQGAAHALAESAGHVGDNAGTAQQHSAQQSLQMDQVATAVNEVTYAVQDVAKTAEQAAGEMRTAQQQVAHGQEAIHGSLAQIDRLSLTIDQAVQVIRDLAGHSTRIGGVLDVIRSIAEQTNLLALNAAIEAARAGEQGRGFAVVADEVRLLAQRTAQSTAEIHTMIEHLQSQSDAAVKAIDTSSEASRQTVEQAREAGASLDAINQALNNLTALNASIASATLQQSHVVEEINRNVLDTAGLSQQTADAARQSSDAGAALGRLSEELEQLLRQFRV; encoded by the coding sequence ATGAAAACCCTGAGATCGATGTCTATCAGCCGCCGCCTGTGGTTGATCCTTTTGGTGGCGGTGGCCATGCTGGTGGTCTTGGGCCTGCTGATGCTGCGCCAGATCCACGGTGACCTGTACCAGGCCAAAGCGGAAAAGACCCGCCACGTGGTGCAGACCGCAGCCGGTGTGCTGGCCTATTACCAAGGCCTGGAGGCAGCTGGCACGCTCAGCCGCGAAGCCGCCCAGCAACAGGCGCTGCAAGTGGTACGCACGCTGCGCTACGACCACGACGACTACTTCTGGATCAACGACCTGGGGCCGAAGATGATCATGCATCCGGCCAACCCCAAGCTCGATGGCCAGGACCTGTCGGCCATCCGCGACCCCGACGGCTTTGCCGTGTTCAACGAGATGGTCGCCCTGGCCCGACAGCAGGATGCCGGGGCGGTCAACTACCGCTGGCCCAAGCCCGGTGCCAGCGAGCCGGTGGCCAAGACTTCCTACATCCAGCTGTTCAAGCCGTGGGGCTGGATCATTGGCTCGGGCGTGTACGTCGACGACGTGCAGGCCGAATTCGCCCGCCAGTTGCGCGACGCCTCACTGGTGGGCGTGGCCATTGCCCTGCTGATGGCGCTCGTGGTCATGCTGATTGCCCGCAGCATCGCCCGCCCGTTGCAGGAAGCGGTGCAGGCCATGGGCAACATCGCCAGCGGCGAAAGCGACCTGACCCGGCGCCTGGATACCCACGGCCGTGACGAAATCACCCACCTGGGCGAACATTTCAACCGCTTCAACGGCAAGCTGCAAGGCGTGATCGGCCAGTTGCAAGGCGCGGCGCACGCCCTGGCCGAGTCCGCCGGGCATGTCGGCGACAATGCCGGTACCGCGCAACAGCACAGCGCCCAGCAATCGCTGCAGATGGACCAGGTGGCCACCGCGGTTAACGAAGTGACCTACGCCGTGCAGGACGTGGCCAAGACCGCCGAGCAGGCCGCCGGGGAAATGCGCACCGCGCAACAGCAGGTGGCACACGGTCAGGAGGCCATTCACGGCAGCCTGGCGCAGATCGACCGGCTGTCGCTGACCATCGACCAGGCGGTGCAGGTGATTCGCGACCTGGCCGGGCACAGCACGCGCATCGGTGGTGTACTGGACGTGATCCGCTCCATCGCCGAACAGACCAACCTGCTGGCGCTGAACGCAGCCATCGAGGCGGCGCGGGCCGGCGAGCAAGGCCGTGGCTTTGCCGTGGTCGCCGACGAGGTGCGCCTGCTTGCCCAGCGCACGGCGCAGTCGACGGCCGAAATCCATACCATGATCGAGCACCTGCAAAGCCAGTCGGACGCTGCGGTGAAAGCCATCGACACCAGCAGCGAGGCCTCGCGCCAGACTGTCGAGCAGGCCCGCGAGGCCGGTGCCAGCCTGGATGCCATCAACCAGGCGCTGAACAACCTCACAGCGTTGAATGCATCCATTGCAAGTGCCACCTTGCAGCAGTCGCATGTGGTCGAGGAGATCAACCGCAACGTGCTGGATACTGCGGGGTTGTCCCAGCAGACCGCCGATGCGGCGCGCCAATCCAGCGATGCCGGGGCGGCGCTGGGGCGGTTGAGCGAAGAGCTGGAGCAGCTGTTGCGGCAGTTCCGCGTATAA
- a CDS encoding LTA synthase family protein, translated as MKNLSDHPRIRLVALTALVLVIPLGTRAILGWSNPLGYLSDLALGSLLVLLLHRRPWWLALPVLLAWAALWVASAELVSAVGRLPTSADLTYLLDPQFMENSTGGGLAHAWLPWTMGVGLLAWLAIAWRSRTQRSQPLPRKAWAIPLLLFGAHWGSQQLLPSDADQWRQYNLTHQLLSAGAGNLQRQVEGWMGRTKTFTPLPSTGLTQSDLHGQRLLAGPGNARNLLVITVEGIPGAYLRPNRQALHSRFDEELMPRLSQWAERGMNTPDYVLHTHQTIRGLYAMLCGDYDKLANGTPKGMELLTQNERNQACLPAQLRQAGFTTHYLQGAGLRFMAKDRIMPHIGFDAVHGQEWFRNKNYLDFPWGKDDRAFFEGALDYVGQLQKQDKPWMLTLLTVGTHQPYSAPAEYLERYDTPKQAAVAYLDDALGAFLDNLERQGVLKDTLVVVTSDESHGIDGVRLASSWGFNLTLAPEQAQLPKIKHGTYGHIDLATSLLDYFALPIPIALGGRSLYRDYDSGREMISYTNGMLRYHDGRGVFTECDFQQRCRRYASEGFIADQARYLGPGDSLLGQQIGALAGVLDQSLLQTPLNLRYQFGGPSPIRLRKRIHDDWADNLIGAQYLEMPEGSHTRVRVKVRSLDPRRAAYIQLKAKQSEQDVPLGLPDEVKVTADEPLEMEFSFDNPTARKAFSFHLLGYGGGKVEISDFSVITALPGEDEAEDELPEGHIAHSG; from the coding sequence GTGAAGAACCTGTCAGACCACCCACGTATCCGGCTTGTCGCCCTGACGGCCCTGGTACTGGTGATCCCACTGGGTACGCGCGCCATACTGGGTTGGTCCAACCCGCTCGGTTACCTGTCCGACCTCGCCCTCGGCAGCCTGCTGGTCTTGCTGCTGCACCGTCGGCCGTGGTGGCTGGCGCTGCCCGTATTGCTGGCCTGGGCGGCCCTCTGGGTGGCTTCGGCCGAACTGGTGAGCGCGGTCGGCCGTTTGCCCACCAGCGCCGACCTGACGTACCTGCTCGACCCGCAGTTCATGGAAAACTCGACCGGTGGCGGCCTGGCCCATGCCTGGCTACCCTGGACCATGGGCGTCGGCCTGCTGGCCTGGCTGGCCATCGCCTGGCGCAGCCGTACCCAACGCAGCCAGCCGCTGCCACGCAAGGCCTGGGCCATTCCGCTGCTGCTGTTTGGCGCCCATTGGGGCAGCCAGCAACTGCTACCTTCCGACGCCGACCAATGGCGGCAATACAATCTCACCCACCAGTTGCTGTCGGCCGGGGCCGGTAACCTGCAGCGCCAGGTCGAAGGCTGGATGGGCCGGACGAAAACCTTCACTCCCCTGCCCAGCACCGGCCTGACCCAGTCCGACCTGCATGGCCAGCGCCTGCTCGCCGGGCCAGGCAACGCCCGCAACCTGCTGGTCATCACCGTTGAAGGCATCCCCGGGGCCTACCTGCGGCCCAACCGCCAGGCCCTGCACAGCCGCTTCGACGAAGAGCTGATGCCCAGGCTCAGCCAGTGGGCCGAGCGCGGCATGAACACCCCGGACTACGTGTTGCATACCCACCAGACCATCCGTGGCCTGTATGCCATGTTGTGCGGTGACTACGACAAGCTGGCCAACGGCACGCCCAAGGGCATGGAGCTGCTGACCCAGAACGAGCGCAACCAGGCCTGCCTGCCGGCGCAGTTGCGCCAGGCCGGCTTCACCACCCACTACCTGCAGGGCGCCGGCCTGCGTTTCATGGCCAAGGACCGCATCATGCCGCACATCGGCTTCGACGCGGTGCACGGTCAGGAGTGGTTCCGCAACAAGAACTACCTGGACTTCCCCTGGGGCAAGGATGACCGGGCCTTCTTCGAAGGCGCGCTGGACTACGTCGGCCAACTGCAGAAGCAGGACAAACCCTGGATGCTGACGCTGCTCACCGTGGGCACTCACCAACCGTACTCGGCACCGGCCGAATACCTGGAGCGCTACGACACGCCGAAACAGGCGGCAGTCGCCTACCTGGACGACGCGCTCGGGGCATTCCTCGACAACCTCGAACGCCAGGGCGTACTCAAGGACACGCTGGTGGTGGTGACCTCCGACGAATCCCACGGCATCGACGGGGTGCGCCTGGCCTCGTCCTGGGGCTTCAACCTCACCCTGGCGCCGGAGCAGGCGCAGTTGCCAAAGATCAAGCACGGCACCTACGGCCATATCGACCTGGCCACCTCCCTGCTTGATTACTTCGCCCTGCCCATCCCGATAGCGCTCGGGGGCCGTTCGCTGTACCGCGACTACGACAGCGGTCGCGAGATGATCTCCTACACCAACGGCATGCTGCGCTATCACGACGGCCGGGGAGTGTTCACCGAATGCGACTTCCAGCAGCGCTGCCGGCGTTACGCCAGCGAGGGCTTCATCGCCGACCAGGCACGCTACCTGGGCCCCGGTGACAGCCTGCTCGGCCAGCAGATCGGCGCCCTCGCCGGGGTGCTTGACCAGTCCCTGCTGCAAACACCGCTGAACCTGCGTTACCAGTTCGGCGGCCCATCGCCGATCCGCTTGCGCAAGCGCATTCACGATGACTGGGCCGACAACCTGATCGGCGCCCAGTACCTGGAGATGCCCGAGGGCTCGCATACCCGCGTGCGGGTCAAGGTACGCTCTCTGGACCCTCGGCGCGCAGCCTACATCCAGCTCAAGGCCAAGCAGTCGGAGCAGGACGTACCGCTGGGCCTGCCTGATGAAGTGAAAGTCACCGCCGACGAGCCCCTCGAGATGGAGTTCAGCTTCGACAACCCGACCGCGCGAAAGGCGTTTTCCTTCCATTTGCTGGGCTATGGCGGTGGCAAGGTGGAAATCAGCGATTTCAGCGTGATCACCGCGCTGCCTGGGGAAGATGAGGCGGAGGATGAACTGCCAGAGGGGCATATCGCCCATTCGGGCTGA
- a CDS encoding LysR substrate-binding domain-containing protein, whose translation MQDLNDLFYFARVVEAGGFAAAGRQLGIPKSRLSRRIAELEERLGTRLLQRTTRQLKLTAVGERYLHHCQAMLLEAEAADEAVASMSSEPRGRLRVSCPVALAHAFLPDVISRFLAQYPQVQLDMVLLNRRVDLISEGIDVALRVRDLGDEDPALVTRRLRQAQMQLVAAPGFADHIREPGELASLPVLGAAEADRLVHFRLFGPHGKQQEIALEPRLAIDDFVVRNAAVRAGLGFTALPSMFCEEELERGELVRLLPDWSLPGGYLQAVYPHRRGLLPAVRVWIDHLAASFEACGEKYV comes from the coding sequence ATGCAAGACCTCAACGACCTCTTCTACTTTGCCCGCGTGGTCGAAGCTGGCGGTTTCGCCGCTGCCGGCCGCCAGCTGGGCATTCCCAAGTCGCGCCTGTCGCGGCGTATCGCCGAGCTTGAAGAACGCCTGGGCACACGCCTGCTGCAACGCACCACCCGGCAACTGAAGCTCACCGCAGTGGGCGAGCGCTATCTGCACCACTGCCAGGCCATGCTGCTGGAAGCCGAAGCCGCCGATGAAGCAGTGGCCAGCATGAGCAGCGAACCGCGCGGGCGACTGCGAGTGTCCTGCCCGGTGGCATTGGCCCACGCCTTCCTGCCGGACGTGATCAGCCGTTTTCTGGCGCAGTACCCGCAGGTGCAACTGGACATGGTGCTACTCAACCGCCGGGTCGACCTGATTTCCGAAGGCATCGATGTGGCCTTGCGCGTACGCGACCTGGGCGATGAAGACCCGGCCCTGGTCACCCGCCGCCTGCGCCAGGCGCAGATGCAACTGGTTGCCGCGCCCGGTTTCGCCGATCACATCCGCGAACCGGGCGAACTGGCCTCCTTGCCGGTGCTGGGCGCTGCCGAGGCGGACCGTCTGGTACACTTCCGCCTGTTCGGCCCCCATGGCAAACAGCAGGAAATCGCCCTGGAACCGCGGCTTGCCATCGATGATTTCGTAGTACGTAATGCTGCTGTACGAGCGGGCCTTGGGTTTACCGCGCTGCCCAGCATGTTCTGTGAAGAAGAACTGGAACGCGGCGAACTGGTGCGCCTGCTGCCGGACTGGTCGCTGCCGGGTGGCTACCTGCAGGCGGTGTATCCGCATCGGCGCGGCTTGCTCCCTGCGGTACGGGTGTGGATCGACCACTTGGCGGCTTCGTTCGAGGCCTGTGGAGAAAAGTATGTCTGA
- a CDS encoding adhesin: protein MKHTLLILVTLCSTSAFAQSPVPVINNADIDSSGSRYQGNLSVNQAAGDQQQQANARAFAAGPEAGATTQIRQRLNAPATSAMDARSTIQGDAFSNGSGALGVNQSAGANTQQANALSISIGAQPQSIDDSVLMQQNVALLNNSGPIDTSTGHRQVTTSDQAFTGSRGVIQLNQSAGVGNRMANTLSIRVAD, encoded by the coding sequence ATGAAGCACACGCTGCTGATCCTGGTCACGCTGTGCAGTACATCGGCCTTCGCGCAATCCCCGGTCCCCGTGATCAACAACGCCGACATCGACAGCTCGGGTAGCCGTTACCAGGGCAACCTGTCGGTCAACCAGGCAGCCGGCGACCAACAGCAACAGGCCAACGCGCGCGCCTTCGCTGCAGGGCCCGAGGCTGGCGCCACCACACAGATCCGCCAACGGCTGAATGCCCCCGCAACTTCCGCGATGGACGCGCGCTCGACCATACAGGGCGATGCCTTCAGCAACGGTAGCGGCGCCCTGGGGGTCAACCAGAGCGCCGGCGCCAACACCCAGCAAGCGAACGCACTGAGCATCAGTATCGGTGCCCAGCCGCAAAGCATCGACGACAGCGTCCTCATGCAACAGAACGTGGCGCTGCTCAACAACTCCGGTCCGATTGACACTTCAACTGGCCATCGCCAGGTCACCACCAGTGACCAGGCCTTCACCGGTAGCCGTGGAGTGATTCAGTTGAACCAGAGTGCCGGGGTGGGAAACCGAATGGCCAACACCTTGAGCATCCGGGTCGCGGATTGA
- a CDS encoding C39 family peptidase: MRIIALAFLLCLASVSEAAQMPLSVLPGGAVVFKPIQSVRERKFADLVQQKTDFSCGAAALATILRQAYWLDVDEQQIIEGMLAHADQDLVRTQGFSMLDMKRYVESLGMRARGYRVAAETLHSVRIPVVVLMDVRGYKHFVVMQKVDKGWVYIGDPVLGHKRYKVDDFLKGWNGIIFAVIGQGYDKNNILLDPPLPLTAKGRVNNFTPVQDAELLDFGFIKSDFF; the protein is encoded by the coding sequence ATGCGCATCATTGCCCTGGCGTTTTTGCTGTGCCTGGCCAGCGTGAGCGAAGCTGCACAAATGCCGCTGTCCGTCCTGCCGGGCGGCGCCGTGGTGTTCAAGCCCATCCAGAGCGTACGCGAGCGCAAGTTCGCCGACCTGGTGCAACAGAAAACCGACTTCAGCTGCGGCGCCGCCGCGCTGGCAACCATCCTGCGCCAGGCCTACTGGCTGGACGTGGACGAGCAACAGATCATCGAAGGCATGCTGGCCCACGCCGACCAGGACCTGGTGCGCACACAAGGCTTCTCGATGCTCGACATGAAACGCTACGTGGAAAGCCTGGGGATGCGTGCCCGCGGCTACCGGGTGGCAGCCGAGACCCTGCACAGCGTGCGCATTCCGGTCGTGGTGCTGATGGACGTGCGCGGCTACAAGCACTTCGTGGTCATGCAGAAGGTCGACAAGGGTTGGGTGTATATCGGTGACCCGGTACTCGGCCACAAGCGCTACAAGGTCGATGATTTTCTCAAGGGCTGGAACGGCATCATCTTCGCCGTCATCGGCCAAGGCTACGACAAGAACAACATCCTGCTCGACCCGCCCCTGCCGCTGACCGCCAAGGGCCGGGTGAACAACTTCACCCCGGTGCAGGATGCAGAGCTGTTGGACTTCGGTTTCATCAAAAGCGACTTCTTCTAA
- a CDS encoding DUF1294 domain-containing protein, whose translation MAEAARGQRGEGVRNVRLKLLLLGLLCLLPGLGAARMAWLDHAWWPLALYPAMSLISLLLYWQDKQQARTQAWRTPEKVLHASELLGGWPGALLAQQLYRHKTRKVSYQLVFWGIVLVHQVFWADWLFLGGRYLAFD comes from the coding sequence ATGGCTGAGGCGGCCCGGGGGCAAAGGGGGGAGGGCGTACGTAATGTGCGCCTGAAGCTGCTGCTGTTGGGCCTGCTGTGCCTGCTGCCGGGCCTGGGCGCGGCGCGCATGGCCTGGCTCGACCACGCCTGGTGGCCGCTGGCGCTGTACCCGGCCATGAGCCTGATCAGCCTGTTGCTGTATTGGCAGGATAAACAGCAGGCGCGTACCCAGGCCTGGCGTACGCCCGAGAAGGTGCTGCATGCCAGTGAGCTGCTCGGAGGCTGGCCGGGGGCACTGCTGGCGCAGCAGCTGTATCGGCACAAGACGCGCAAGGTGTCGTACCAACTGGTGTTCTGGGGGATTGTGCTGGTGCACCAGGTGTTCTGGGCGGACTGGCTGTTTCTTGGCGGGCGGTATCTGGCTTTTGATTGA